The following DNA comes from Bacteroidota bacterium.
GCACTTGTTCCATCCTGGAAATTTGCAATTGCTGTAGCAATGATGTCGTTATCAGCAGGATTTATATTGTATAGTATTGTTTTGCTTAGTTTACCTGCAGAACTTAAATTATTTAGGAATTTATTTAAAGTTTTAGCAATATCAAAACTTCCAATAGAGTCGTAACCCGTATCCGGACCTAACTTGTTGAACATTGCCTCATTGTTATTTCTAACTACTCCGTAATGGAATTGCTGAGTCCATCCTTTGTTGTAATCCATTACTGCAAAATCGAACAACATTGCCGATTTAAACTTTAATATCTCTGTACTTGATAACTCCTCCCCTTTTCTGGCTTTGCCAAAAATATTTTCTATTTCTTCTGCAGAATAATCATCGGCATAAAACTCCTCTATTCCATGATCGGATAATTTACATCCATTTTCATGAAAAAATTGATGGCGTTTTTCAAGAGCCTTCAATAAATCGGAATATGTTGAAATTTCAATTCCCGAAACTTCGGATAACTGATTTATATATGTGTTAAAATCTTCCTTTTCAATAGCCATTGCCTTATCGGGACGCCATGCTGGAATAACCTTAACTTCGAAATCGCTTTCTTTTATTTGTTTGTGATATTGCAGATTGTCAATAGGATCATCAGTTGTACAAATAACTTCCACATTCGATTTTCTTATCAAATTTTGAACAGAATAATCATCAGTATTGAGAAGATTTGTACAGGTATCATAAACCTCTGCCCCATTATTATCATTAAGAAGATCTGTAATGCCAAAAGTATTTTTCAACTCTATATGAGTCCAGTGATATAGTGGGTTTCTTAAAGTATAAGGCACAGTTTCTGCCCACTTCTGAAATTTA
Coding sequences within:
- the uxaC gene encoding glucuronate isomerase, which codes for MKTKEYINDNFLLQSEQAVRLYHDYAKKMPIIDYHCHLNPKEIADNKKFDNLYDVWLSGDHYKWRALRANGVSEEYITGEKDPKDKFQKWAETVPYTLRNPLYHWTHIELKNTFGITDLLNDNNGAEVYDTCTNLLNTDDYSVQNLIRKSNVEVICTTDDPIDNLQYHKQIKESDFEVKVIPAWRPDKAMAIEKEDFNTYINQLSEVSGIEISTYSDLLKALEKRHQFFHENGCKLSDHGIEEFYADDYSAEEIENIFGKARKGEELSSTEILKFKSAMLFDFAVMDYNKGWTQQFHYGVVRNNNEAMFNKLGPDTGYDSIGSFDIAKTLNKFLNNLSSAGKLSKTILYNINPADNDIIATAIANFQDGTSAGKIQFGSGWWFLDQKQGMEAQMNSLSNHGLLSRFVGMLTDSRSFLSYSRHEYFRRILCDILGDDMEKGLVPNDMDMVGKMVQDICYNNAKEYFKF